One genomic segment of Thermoplasmata archaeon includes these proteins:
- a CDS encoding Ig-like domain-containing protein — protein sequence MRKILRGSVVLWASAFMVLSTMAVLGSAAAEDAADEGSAEGRVATPAPQWKVGDFWRYSYSGRSQQWSQTVMFQTQGGQQVEGQCIYSGTIDHYEYFRVDDVSDPIWYKVSMVSETWQNGTYYFTVQGQQSTSGPYNFWTKITSVGPIKTRKTDLGEGPYNTQLESTNQYGWTSWGKWLNYTGTGNHVYTYSSGSGTALPWYAFPMDVSKTWSIQGTEVDDYTETYTTTEPNDEGQYLTTTFDITETYYFSQNRMSGSTGASYETQTTPAGSFDDSFRITLQGFYDGTATGTITRTGYPPRNVNENYQNMYFSTTRWYSNTAGNIVNYNSTSSTTGLLLTSHHYTPIPPNYQPKPQTVAGQQYVPNMPLLVREDEQTAIEITVLDEDAGDGLNWTVEVKGAPTNPAGAVLMDNPPTFSSPNPTSGDFNRIHTNKLLIKPKQPKTNDRDEYTIMVNVDDGKDGGSINITFRVRVLNVNDKPEVVKPVPEVWIKENSTMTCTTWKMTDIFKDPDLEAGIIEERLSFSAVVTSGPQLDISIEDSTGLITFTVPDYAFVPNPPSSWESNVKFTATDAGCGNPANKTSNSTTGKIKIEHVNHDPVLSANGTELLEEGLSWAEDTVDTRLDLNKVFKDYDTTYAGDSLTFSFSGNKYISVKNSGGKITLTPERDWNGRETIKFKATDTYGRSKELRLECNVLPVNDPPSFCETEMEILWEDEEALTIKEATGPTGTLNKLLLEISVKDPDAGDTHSCSWYVNDSRGDVVYKSPRPVAGDDDYEFKCSWTGPFSASGSPYEVKVVVIDQKGATATYIWNVTVINVNRLPSIRVDSPPDNKSYMKGSKVEFSAWAQDPDEPDIEGLTFTWTSSKQGLLKQDRGQLGAQFTLKNLKAGTHIITLRVTDSDGGESQVTFTVKVREPSSTPGFEVAILVAAVSAGVLLVGIGRRR from the coding sequence ATGAGGAAAATCCTGAGGGGGAGCGTTGTATTATGGGCGAGCGCTTTCATGGTTCTCTCCACGATGGCTGTCCTGGGGAGCGCCGCGGCGGAGGATGCGGCGGACGAGGGTAGCGCGGAAGGGAGGGTGGCGACGCCCGCCCCGCAGTGGAAAGTCGGCGATTTCTGGCGCTACTCATACAGCGGCAGAAGCCAGCAGTGGTCTCAGACAGTAATGTTCCAGACTCAGGGTGGTCAACAGGTTGAGGGCCAGTGTATATACAGCGGAACGATCGACCATTACGAGTACTTCCGCGTCGACGACGTATCGGACCCCATCTGGTATAAGGTTTCAATGGTGAGTGAGACCTGGCAGAACGGGACCTACTACTTTACCGTTCAGGGGCAGCAATCCACGTCTGGGCCTTACAATTTTTGGACAAAAATCACGAGCGTAGGGCCAATAAAGACAAGAAAAACGGATTTGGGGGAGGGCCCCTACAACACACAGCTCGAGTCAACGAATCAGTATGGGTGGACCAGTTGGGGAAAGTGGCTGAACTATACAGGAACAGGAAATCATGTCTATACCTACTCCTCCGGTAGCGGCACCGCGCTCCCATGGTATGCTTTTCCGATGGATGTCAGCAAGACCTGGAGCATTCAAGGGACCGAGGTGGACGACTATACCGAAACATACACCACCACCGAGCCTAACGATGAGGGGCAGTATCTCACCACCACATTTGATATCACAGAAACCTATTATTTCTCCCAGAATCGAATGAGCGGCTCCACTGGAGCCTCCTACGAAACCCAGACCACCCCAGCGGGCTCATTCGATGATTCTTTTAGAATCACCTTACAGGGTTTCTACGATGGCACAGCCACAGGCACCATCACACGAACAGGCTACCCACCCAGAAATGTTAACGAAAACTATCAGAACATGTACTTCTCGACCACGCGCTGGTACTCCAACACCGCCGGAAATATAGTCAATTACAACAGCACGAGCTCGACAACGGGTCTCCTGCTCACTTCACACCATTACACCCCGATTCCGCCCAACTATCAGCCGAAACCCCAGACAGTGGCGGGCCAGCAATATGTTCCGAACATGCCCCTACTCGTCAGGGAGGACGAGCAGACAGCCATTGAGATAACGGTACTGGACGAGGACGCAGGCGACGGTCTCAACTGGACCGTCGAGGTCAAGGGTGCGCCGACCAATCCCGCTGGGGCCGTCCTCATGGACAACCCCCCCACCTTCTCCAGCCCCAACCCTACCAGTGGCGATTTCAACCGAATTCACACCAACAAACTCTTGATAAAGCCAAAGCAGCCAAAGACCAATGACAGGGACGAGTACACCATCATGGTCAATGTGGACGACGGGAAGGACGGAGGCTCAATCAATATCACTTTCAGGGTCAGGGTGCTCAATGTTAACGACAAGCCCGAGGTCGTGAAGCCCGTGCCCGAGGTGTGGATAAAAGAGAACAGCACGATGACCTGCACGACGTGGAAGATGACCGACATATTCAAGGACCCAGACCTCGAGGCCGGGATTATCGAGGAGAGGCTGAGCTTCAGCGCGGTGGTGACCTCCGGGCCACAACTCGACATTAGCATCGAGGACAGCACGGGCCTGATAACCTTCACTGTGCCCGACTACGCCTTCGTACCAAACCCGCCGAGCAGCTGGGAGAGCAATGTCAAGTTCACGGCCACAGACGCCGGCTGCGGGAACCCCGCGAACAAGACCTCCAACTCGACCACCGGCAAAATCAAAATCGAGCACGTGAACCACGACCCCGTTCTCAGCGCCAACGGAACCGAGCTGCTCGAGGAGGGGCTATCATGGGCGGAGGACACTGTGGACACTAGGTTGGACCTGAATAAGGTCTTCAAGGACTACGATACCACCTACGCCGGCGACTCCCTCACCTTCAGCTTCAGCGGGAACAAATACATATCCGTGAAGAATTCGGGTGGGAAAATCACTCTGACGCCGGAGAGGGATTGGAACGGTCGGGAGACTATCAAGTTCAAGGCCACGGACACGTATGGCCGCTCGAAAGAGCTGAGACTAGAGTGCAACGTGCTTCCTGTGAACGACCCACCGAGCTTCTGCGAGACAGAGATGGAGATTCTCTGGGAGGACGAGGAGGCCCTGACGATAAAGGAGGCGACGGGCCCGACAGGCACCCTCAACAAGCTCCTCCTGGAAATCTCCGTGAAGGACCCCGACGCCGGGGACACGCACTCCTGCTCGTGGTACGTGAACGACAGTAGGGGAGATGTGGTCTACAAAAGCCCCAGACCTGTCGCGGGCGACGACGACTACGAGTTCAAGTGCAGCTGGACAGGCCCCTTCAGCGCTTCGGGCAGTCCTTACGAAGTGAAGGTCGTGGTCATTGACCAGAAGGGCGCCACCGCGACCTACATTTGGAACGTCACGGTCATAAACGTGAACCGGCTGCCGTCGATTCGCGTCGACAGCCCTCCGGACAACAAGAGCTACATGAAGGGCTCGAAGGTCGAGTTCAGCGCCTGGGCGCAGGACCCGGACGAGCCAGACATCGAGGGCCTCACGTTCACATGGACCTCGAGCAAGCAGGGTCTCCTCAAGCAGGACCGTGGCCAGCTCGGTGCGCAGTTCACGCTAAAGAACCTGAAGGCCGGAACGCACATAATCACCCTCAGGGTTACGGACAGTGACGGCGGCGAGAGCCAGGTGACCTTCACGGTCAAGGTTCGGGAACCCTCGAGCACGCCCGGCTTCGAGGTCGCCATCCTCGTGGCGGCGGTCTCCGCCGGCGTCCTGCTCGTCGGAATAGGGAGAAGGCGCTGA
- a CDS encoding M20 family metallo-hydrolase: protein MDRELLAKVSERIQAWESEMVECLCALVGMPAISPREGGEGEGRKAEYLEGMLRGWGFSEIAHYDAPDDKAPGGKRPNIVVRLRGLDSSRTLWVVAHMDVVPPGDLKKWESDPFKAVVKEGKVYGRGAEDNGQALVASTFALRALKELGVTPPLDIGLILGSDEETGSEKGVMYMMDKGIFREGDVFLVPDGGNPDGTLLEVSEKTIMWLKFTVEGKQCHGSMPQKGTNAHRAGMKLALALDEVLHKRFARRNRLFDPPVSTFEPTKKEANVPNINTIPGEDVFYFDMRILPDFRPGDVEKVVTSTMKRVAKQTKTKMRYEKVQFAPAAPPTSPDSPIVKKLAECVRAVYRNRPYAGGIGGGTFAAIFRRAGFDAVVWSRLDDTCHGPNEYARIKNVVGDAKVMALLMASFQ, encoded by the coding sequence ATGGACAGGGAGCTTCTGGCGAAGGTTTCGGAGAGAATACAAGCCTGGGAGAGCGAGATGGTCGAGTGCCTCTGCGCGCTGGTCGGGATGCCCGCGATATCACCCCGGGAGGGCGGGGAGGGGGAGGGGAGGAAGGCGGAGTATCTCGAGGGCATGCTGCGGGGTTGGGGCTTCAGCGAGATCGCCCACTACGACGCTCCCGATGATAAGGCGCCCGGTGGCAAGAGGCCCAACATAGTGGTCAGGCTGAGGGGTCTCGACTCGTCCAGAACCCTGTGGGTCGTCGCCCACATGGACGTCGTCCCACCGGGAGACCTGAAGAAGTGGGAAAGCGACCCCTTCAAGGCGGTCGTTAAGGAAGGGAAGGTATATGGCAGGGGCGCGGAGGACAACGGCCAGGCTCTTGTGGCCTCGACGTTCGCCCTGAGGGCCCTGAAGGAACTGGGGGTGACGCCTCCCTTGGACATCGGCCTCATTCTGGGCTCGGACGAGGAGACAGGGAGCGAGAAGGGCGTGATGTACATGATGGACAAGGGCATTTTCAGAGAGGGCGACGTTTTCCTCGTGCCGGATGGAGGGAACCCAGATGGGACCCTCCTGGAGGTCTCGGAGAAGACGATAATGTGGCTGAAGTTCACGGTCGAGGGTAAGCAGTGCCACGGCTCGATGCCTCAGAAGGGCACCAATGCACACCGGGCGGGTATGAAGCTCGCCCTCGCTCTAGACGAGGTCCTGCACAAAAGGTTCGCCCGGAGGAACAGGCTCTTCGACCCGCCCGTCTCCACATTCGAGCCGACGAAGAAGGAGGCGAATGTGCCCAACATCAACACCATTCCCGGAGAGGACGTCTTCTACTTCGACATGCGAATTCTCCCGGATTTCAGGCCCGGGGATGTGGAGAAAGTCGTGACCAGCACGATGAAGAGAGTGGCGAAGCAGACAAAGACGAAAATGAGATACGAGAAGGTCCAGTTCGCCCCGGCCGCACCGCCCACCTCCCCAGACTCGCCCATCGTGAAAAAGCTCGCCGAGTGCGTCAGGGCGGTCTACAGAAACAGGCCCTACGCTGGAGGGATAGGCGGGGGGACATTCGCAGCTATATTCAGGCGCGCTGGGTTCGACGCGGTGGTCTGGTCGAGGCTCGATGACACCTGCCACGGCCCCAATGAGTACGCCCGGATAAAGAATGTCGTGGGGGACGCAAAGGTCATGGCGCTGCTGATGGCGTCTTTCCAATAA
- a CDS encoding LSm family protein — MGILHRRLRDYLGKEIIVVMTDGRAFKGILTEFDESALVLREVLETATGEVRWRPPLVPIPTPRNQPEGEAAGFITLGDGERSYGRLKEVVISPAGILRVWLYQPEEYRPAGADDIGSRKV, encoded by the coding sequence ATGGGCATCCTGCACAGGCGCCTCAGGGACTACCTGGGGAAGGAGATAATCGTCGTCATGACGGATGGACGCGCCTTCAAAGGTATCCTGACCGAGTTCGACGAAAGCGCTCTGGTGCTCAGGGAGGTCCTGGAGACCGCAACCGGCGAGGTCCGGTGGAGGCCACCCCTCGTTCCCATCCCCACCCCGAGGAACCAGCCAGAAGGTGAGGCGGCCGGTTTCATCACCCTCGGAGACGGCGAAAGGAGCTATGGCCGTCTGAAGGAGGTGGTGATTTCCCCGGCTGGAATTCTCAGGGTCTGGCTCTACCAGCCGGAGGAGTACAGGCCGGCCGGCGCGGACGACATAGGCTCGAGGAAGGTATAG
- a CDS encoding Ig-like domain-containing protein, with amino-acid sequence MPGVLGLPGSEDTTIFQSTGSPGPEFRTIWSPGGEVGLQLETGGQLKIVRSNSSSPQGCGLNISISTAAWRPDGTYALVVGEVGSVLKYLPKANEFQVIPSGTTVNLNSVSWRPDGSFALITGQSGVMLRFDHGTQRIILIPTAVSIGLTDISWSEDGTKASIRVEDGRTITYPPACLPLPQLELLEPSDGAEVAGVLAVRGRASVEAGEIAFVEGRMDSGPWRQASGRAEFELLFDTRELPNGIHTVTVRAWSDCDVSSSASVSICVRNTYIPPFIIILSPKEGETVSGMVTVEGSAAGVSSPLERVDFRVDGHEWGRAPGGEYWRLTLDTTTMTNGVHKLSARAWDGTAYSVATRYILVHNVITFCAPMPVSRPVSGEPKEGLSGLDGGGVFAPAIRPIASYPNTRNSATEMERAAAPAPLPQPGTGYPDGPAPLAPSALLPACLMLAIGLAISTESGRFALLKLFFVPLYSRIKKDRVLDNFTRGMIYGFIMSNPGAHYNLIKQKLGLNNGSIVYHLTVLERQELIKSERVGLYKRFYPAGRSFVEAGLMELDDEQQRLLDLIRECPGMTQRELAERARMSSRAVNYHLGLLQRARLITLVREHGETRCYSTDRMPVC; translated from the coding sequence GTGCCGGGAGTTCTTGGCCTTCCAGGCTCGGAAGACACAACAATTTTCCAGTCCACGGGCAGCCCAGGCCCGGAGTTTAGAACCATATGGAGTCCCGGTGGGGAGGTCGGTCTTCAGCTAGAGACCGGAGGCCAACTGAAGATCGTCAGAAGCAACTCCAGCTCACCACAGGGCTGCGGCCTCAATATCTCCATCTCAACAGCAGCCTGGAGGCCAGACGGCACATACGCACTCGTCGTCGGAGAAGTGGGGAGCGTTCTTAAGTACCTCCCTAAGGCGAATGAGTTTCAGGTTATCCCCAGCGGCACCACCGTCAACCTCAACAGCGTCTCCTGGAGACCCGATGGAAGCTTCGCCCTCATCACCGGTCAGAGCGGCGTCATGCTCAGGTTCGACCACGGGACCCAGAGAATCATCTTAATTCCCACCGCTGTTAGCATCGGCCTAACGGATATTAGCTGGAGCGAGGACGGCACGAAGGCGAGCATCAGGGTGGAGGACGGGAGAACGATAACCTATCCGCCCGCATGCCTCCCCCTCCCCCAGCTGGAGCTTCTTGAGCCCTCCGATGGCGCTGAGGTCGCGGGCGTTCTCGCGGTCAGGGGCAGGGCAAGTGTCGAGGCGGGGGAGATCGCCTTTGTGGAGGGTAGGATGGACTCCGGCCCCTGGCGTCAGGCCTCCGGCAGAGCCGAATTCGAGCTCCTGTTCGACACTCGCGAGCTCCCGAATGGCATCCACACGGTGACCGTGAGGGCATGGAGCGACTGCGACGTTTCGAGCAGCGCTTCTGTCAGTATCTGTGTTCGCAACACCTACATTCCGCCCTTCATTATCATCCTCTCTCCAAAAGAGGGAGAAACGGTCTCTGGGATGGTCACGGTCGAGGGCAGCGCCGCGGGGGTGAGTTCCCCTCTGGAGAGGGTGGACTTCCGCGTCGACGGCCACGAGTGGGGGCGGGCACCGGGCGGGGAATATTGGAGGCTCACCCTCGACACGACCACGATGACCAATGGGGTGCACAAATTGAGCGCAAGAGCATGGGACGGGACCGCCTACTCTGTCGCGACCCGCTACATTCTTGTCCATAACGTCATCACCTTCTGCGCCCCAATGCCTGTCTCCCGCCCTGTGTCTGGGGAACCCAAGGAGGGGTTGTCCGGACTCGATGGTGGTGGTGTCTTCGCGCCGGCCATTCGCCCGATTGCGTCGTATCCCAACACACGGAATTCTGCAACTGAAATGGAGCGAGCGGCAGCGCCCGCACCGCTCCCTCAACCCGGCACGGGATACCCTGATGGACCCGCACCGCTTGCGCCTTCCGCCCTCTTGCCGGCATGTCTGATGCTCGCAATCGGACTGGCAATCAGCACGGAGAGCGGCCGGTTCGCTCTGCTCAAGCTCTTCTTCGTCCCGCTCTACAGCAGAATCAAGAAAGATCGGGTGCTCGACAATTTTACGAGGGGTATGATATATGGATTCATCATGTCCAATCCGGGCGCGCACTATAACTTAATCAAACAAAAACTGGGCCTGAACAATGGCTCAATCGTCTACCATCTGACGGTGCTCGAGAGGCAGGAGCTGATAAAGTCAGAGAGGGTCGGTCTCTACAAAAGGTTCTACCCGGCGGGCAGGAGCTTCGTCGAAGCCGGTCTGATGGAGCTCGACGATGAGCAGCAGAGACTGCTGGATTTGATACGGGAATGCCCCGGGATGACGCAAAGGGAGCTCGCCGAGAGGGCCCGGATGAGCAGCCGCGCCGTCAACTACCACCTCGGCCTCCTCCAGAGAGCGCGCCTGATAACTCTAGTCAGGGAGCATGGAGAGACGAGGTGCTACAGCACTGACAGAATGCCCGTCTGCTAG
- the truA gene encoding tRNA pseudouridine(38-40) synthase TruA, whose amino-acid sequence MRLALKFAYDGRKFGGFARQPCRRTVEGDIIAALQSLRILRSGASPAEIRYGAASRTDAGVSAIGNVIAFDTSFRRESLLPALNARLENIWFHSIAEVPEDFRPRNALMRWYRYHLRVEETGDYEELKRALRSFVGKHDFRNFCRPEGRSTVRSIRRVRVRRTGSFITVDFFSKGFLWSQVRRMVGAALGVSRGEFQLSELKSALDEPEKRADFPLAPPEPLFLMDVSYSFDFKRDERAVGLVRRALERRRAEAEQTFILAGYLAGSFPP is encoded by the coding sequence ATGCGCCTCGCCCTGAAATTCGCATACGATGGCAGGAAATTCGGAGGGTTCGCACGCCAGCCCTGCAGGAGAACAGTAGAGGGCGATATCATCGCGGCTCTGCAAAGTCTCCGCATACTGCGCTCCGGGGCTTCACCTGCCGAAATAAGGTACGGCGCAGCCTCACGCACGGACGCGGGTGTCAGCGCCATCGGCAACGTGATAGCCTTCGACACATCATTCCGTAGAGAATCCCTACTTCCTGCGCTCAACGCGAGGCTCGAGAACATTTGGTTCCACTCCATTGCTGAAGTTCCGGAGGATTTTCGCCCCAGAAACGCGCTGATGCGCTGGTACCGCTACCACCTGCGAGTTGAGGAGACGGGCGACTACGAGGAGCTTAAGCGTGCCCTGAGAAGTTTTGTTGGAAAGCACGACTTCCGCAACTTCTGCAGGCCGGAGGGCAGGAGCACTGTCAGGAGCATCAGGAGGGTCAGGGTACGGAGGACGGGGTCTTTCATCACCGTCGACTTTTTTTCTAAAGGCTTCCTTTGGAGCCAGGTGCGCAGGATGGTAGGGGCGGCGCTTGGGGTCTCGCGGGGCGAGTTCCAGCTATCCGAGTTGAAATCGGCTCTGGACGAACCAGAGAAGAGGGCCGATTTCCCACTTGCGCCGCCGGAGCCGCTCTTCCTGATGGACGTATCCTATTCTTTCGATTTCAAGAGGGACGAAAGGGCAGTAGGGCTCGTGAGGCGGGCGCTCGAGAGAAGGAGGGCCGAGGCAGAGCAGACTTTCATTCTTGCAGGCTATCTCGCCGGCTCATTCCCTCCATGA
- the glgP gene encoding alpha-glucan family phosphorylase has product MRPVRTVTVVAALPERLKPLQPLAYNLCWTWNHDAMDLFKRLDPELWEATNHNPVKMLGSVLQPRLDAAARDEGFIAQLEGVVRSVNEYMTQDTWYDRTFGRPSGPLVAYFSAEFGVTESLPLYSGGLGVLAGDHLKSCAEMGIPLVGVGLLYRVGYFRQYLSEDGMQGESYTPNDFYEMPLMLLSDAEDKPVQVEVELPGRRVRARVWRAQIGRVSLFLLDSDIPENRESDRRITGQLYGGDMDMRIQQEILLGFGGVRLMEALGLNPTIYHMNEGHSAFLAIERAASLMRKHELSFWEALELARAGNVFTTHTPVPAGIDVFPPEMMERYFGDYVRRLGVDWEEFLGLGRQNPRDQREGFSMAVLALRTAWATNAVSRLHSKVSRRMWQGLWPGVPPDEIPISHITNGIHHRSWISKDMAELLIRYLGPKWIKDPSDHTVWQNVYKIPDEELWGTHSRRRERLVAFARRRLKAQLIARGAPPSEIAAAEETLDPRILTIGFARRFATYKRATLLFYNPDRLASILNNEKRPIQIIFAGKAHPLDGPGKEMIRRVVQYSRRELFRQRLVFLEDYDQTVARYMVQGCDVWLNTPRRPLEASGTSGMKAAANGAINLSVLDGWWDEAYTPSVGWAIGKREEEFPDSNQQDAADAAHIYRLLEEEIAPLFYDVGQDSVPNLWVAKMKASMATICPFFNTNRMVRDYLERMYLPGAKRFAELSANKAERARALAHWKSRLAASWHEVFVDRVELEPQGEVTVGTRMDVRARVGLGRLGPEDIVVQVVQGRVNPSGEFMETRVVSMERVSSNPDGTLTYAGSFTPSEAGLYGATIRILPQHKDLPTPFLPGFIIWAK; this is encoded by the coding sequence GAGAGGCTGAAGCCGCTCCAGCCGCTCGCTTACAATCTCTGCTGGACCTGGAACCACGACGCCATGGACCTCTTCAAGAGGCTCGACCCGGAGCTCTGGGAGGCGACCAACCACAATCCTGTAAAGATGCTCGGGAGCGTTCTCCAGCCCCGGCTCGACGCGGCCGCTAGGGACGAGGGCTTCATAGCCCAGCTCGAGGGAGTGGTCAGGAGCGTCAACGAATACATGACCCAGGACACCTGGTACGACAGGACCTTTGGAAGGCCCTCCGGGCCCCTCGTGGCCTACTTCTCCGCGGAGTTCGGGGTGACGGAGTCCCTCCCGCTCTACTCGGGCGGCCTCGGCGTCCTTGCGGGCGACCACTTGAAGTCCTGCGCCGAGATGGGAATCCCTCTTGTTGGTGTGGGGCTTCTCTACCGCGTGGGTTACTTCAGGCAGTACCTGAGCGAGGACGGGATGCAGGGTGAGAGCTACACCCCAAACGACTTCTACGAGATGCCTCTCATGCTCCTATCGGACGCGGAGGACAAACCGGTCCAGGTCGAGGTCGAGCTGCCGGGCAGGAGGGTCAGGGCGAGGGTCTGGAGGGCTCAGATCGGGAGGGTTTCCCTGTTCCTGCTCGACAGCGATATTCCGGAAAACAGGGAGTCGGACAGGAGGATAACCGGCCAACTCTACGGCGGCGACATGGACATGAGAATTCAGCAGGAGATTCTTCTCGGCTTCGGCGGAGTCAGGCTCATGGAGGCGCTGGGCCTCAATCCGACGATATACCACATGAACGAGGGTCACTCGGCCTTCCTCGCGATCGAACGCGCTGCGTCGCTGATGAGGAAGCACGAGCTCAGCTTCTGGGAGGCACTCGAGCTCGCGCGAGCTGGCAACGTCTTCACCACCCACACCCCCGTCCCTGCCGGCATAGACGTGTTTCCGCCGGAAATGATGGAGAGATACTTCGGAGACTATGTACGGAGGCTGGGGGTGGACTGGGAGGAATTCCTCGGCCTGGGCCGCCAGAATCCACGAGACCAGCGGGAGGGCTTCTCAATGGCAGTCCTTGCCCTCAGAACAGCCTGGGCCACCAACGCCGTCTCGCGACTCCATAGCAAGGTCTCAAGGAGGATGTGGCAGGGCCTCTGGCCTGGAGTGCCGCCGGACGAGATTCCCATCTCCCACATTACGAACGGCATCCACCACCGCTCGTGGATATCCAAGGACATGGCCGAGCTTCTTATCAGGTACCTCGGGCCAAAGTGGATAAAGGACCCCTCGGACCACACCGTTTGGCAGAACGTGTACAAGATACCAGACGAGGAACTCTGGGGCACCCATTCGAGGAGGCGTGAGAGGCTGGTTGCATTCGCGCGCAGGAGACTGAAGGCCCAGCTCATCGCACGCGGCGCCCCCCCATCCGAAATCGCCGCGGCCGAAGAGACTCTCGACCCTAGGATTTTGACCATAGGCTTCGCAAGGCGCTTCGCCACCTACAAACGCGCGACTCTCCTCTTCTACAATCCCGACAGGCTCGCATCAATTCTGAACAATGAGAAGAGACCGATCCAGATAATATTCGCGGGAAAGGCCCACCCTCTTGATGGCCCAGGAAAGGAGATGATAAGGCGCGTCGTCCAGTACTCCCGCAGGGAGCTGTTCCGCCAGAGGCTCGTCTTCCTTGAAGACTACGACCAGACGGTGGCAAGGTACATGGTCCAGGGCTGCGACGTGTGGCTGAACACCCCCAGACGCCCCCTCGAAGCGAGCGGCACGAGCGGCATGAAGGCCGCGGCCAACGGCGCTATTAACCTGAGCGTTCTGGACGGCTGGTGGGATGAGGCCTACACACCCTCGGTGGGCTGGGCCATAGGTAAGAGGGAGGAGGAGTTTCCTGACTCAAACCAGCAGGACGCTGCTGATGCTGCCCATATCTACAGACTCCTCGAAGAGGAGATCGCGCCCCTCTTTTACGACGTGGGGCAGGACAGCGTGCCGAACCTCTGGGTAGCTAAAATGAAGGCCTCCATGGCCACGATATGCCCGTTCTTCAATACCAACAGAATGGTCAGGGACTACCTTGAAAGGATGTATCTGCCGGGGGCGAAGAGATTCGCCGAGCTGTCGGCCAACAAGGCTGAGAGGGCGAGGGCACTCGCCCACTGGAAGTCGAGGCTGGCCGCTTCGTGGCATGAGGTTTTCGTGGACAGGGTGGAACTCGAGCCCCAGGGCGAGGTGACGGTGGGAACCCGAATGGATGTCAGGGCGAGAGTAGGCCTCGGGAGACTGGGGCCGGAGGACATCGTGGTGCAGGTGGTGCAGGGGAGGGTAAATCCCTCCGGAGAGTTTATGGAGACAAGGGTGGTGTCGATGGAGAGAGTGTCCTCGAACCCCGACGGAACATTGACCTATGCCGGCTCCTTCACTCCCTCTGAAGCGGGATTATACGGCGCGACGATAAGAATTCTTCCACAACACAAGGACCTACCAACCCCATTCCTGCCTGGATTCATTATCTGGGCTAAATAG
- a CDS encoding RNA methyltransferase, which yields MKSSFSVVLVEPRFSGNIGLVARVMKNFGVSDLRIVGGPELKPQAWKRAMHGRDVLASARFFGSLEDALRDVDLIVGTTGVPSHTDRGHLRISLTPRDLASRVRQIRGRVALLFGRENFGLYNKELARCDVLVSIPAHPDYPILNLSHAVAILLYELFLPIARPHRPRRASGFEKENALRMLGELLTAVNYPPHKRATTEVMLRRILGRAMLSEKEFYTLMGVVSRALKAARAREDSGRSTEGC from the coding sequence ATGAAAAGCAGCTTTTCCGTTGTTCTAGTGGAGCCCAGATTCTCCGGCAACATCGGTCTCGTCGCCCGAGTGATGAAGAACTTCGGCGTCAGCGACCTAAGAATCGTCGGAGGACCGGAGCTGAAGCCCCAGGCTTGGAAGAGGGCTATGCACGGCCGGGACGTCCTCGCCTCCGCCCGCTTCTTCGGGAGCCTAGAGGACGCACTTCGCGATGTCGATTTAATCGTCGGCACAACGGGGGTCCCGAGCCACACCGACCGCGGCCACCTCAGAATCTCCCTCACGCCCCGCGACCTCGCCTCCCGCGTCCGGCAGATTCGGGGCAGGGTCGCCCTCCTTTTCGGGAGGGAGAACTTCGGTCTGTACAACAAAGAACTCGCGCGCTGCGACGTCCTCGTGAGCATTCCGGCCCATCCCGACTATCCGATTCTGAATCTCTCCCACGCCGTCGCGATTCTGCTATACGAACTCTTCCTTCCGATTGCAAGGCCCCACAGACCGAGAAGGGCTTCCGGTTTTGAGAAGGAAAACGCTCTGAGGATGCTTGGGGAGCTGCTCACCGCCGTGAATTACCCTCCCCACAAGCGAGCCACAACCGAGGTGATGCTCCGGAGAATTCTGGGCCGAGCGATGCTCTCCGAGAAAGAGTTCTACACGCTAATGGGTGTGGTGTCCAGGGCACTTAAAGCGGCCCGGGCCCGGGAGGACTCTGGACGCTCTACGGAGGGATGTTAA